The nucleotide sequence CCGGGACCCCCGTGCCCAATCCTCAGAGCCAATCCTTTTCCCGAAGTTATGGATCCGTTTTGCCGACTTCCCTTGCCTACATTATTCCATTGGCCAGAGGTTGTTCACCTTGGAGTCCTGATGCGGTTATGAGTACGACCAGGCGTGAATGGTACTCGGTCCTCCGGATTTTCATGGGCCGCCGGGGGCGCACCGGACACCGCGCGACGTGCGGTGCTCTTCCGGCCACTGGACCCTACCTCTGGCTGAACCGTTTCCAGGGTTGGCAGGCCGTTAAGCAGAAAAGATAACTCTTCCCGAGGCCCCCGCTGGCATCTCCGGACTTCCTAATGTCGCCATCAGCCGCCACATCCCGGCTCGGGAAATCTTAACCCGATTCCCTTTTGGGGGATGCGTGTGATCGCGCTATCTGCCGGGGTTACCCCGTCCCTTAGGATCGGCTTACCCATGTGCAAGTGCCGTTCACATGGAACCTTTCTCCTCTTCGGCCTTGAAAGTTCTCATTTGAATATTTGCTACTACCACCAAGATCTGCACCGACGGCCTCTCCGCCCGGGCTCGCGCCCCAGGTTTTGCagcggccgccgcgccctcctacTCATCGGGGCATGGCGCTCGCCCAGATGGCCGGGTGTGGGTCGCGCGCTTCAGCGCTATCCATTTTCGGGACTAGTTGATTCGGCAGGTGAGTTGTTACACACTCCTTAGCGGATTTCGACTTCCATGACCACCGTCCTGCTGTCTTAATCGACCAACACCATTTGTGGGTTCTAGGTTAGCGCGCAGTTGGGCACCTTAACCTGGCTTCCGGTTCATCCTGCATCGCCAGTTCTGCTTACCAAAAATGGCCCACTTGGAGCACCCAATTCCGTGGCACGGCTCACCGAAGCAGCCGCACCATCCTACCTATTTAAAGTTTGAGAATAGGTTGAGGACGTTGCATCCCCAATGCCTCTAATCATTGGCTTTAACTGATAGAACTCGTAATGGGCTCCAGCTATCCTGTGGGAAACTTCGGAGGGAACCAGCTACTAGATGGCTCGATTAGTCTTTCGCCCCTATACCCAAGTCAGACGAACGATTTGCACGTCAGTATCGCTTCGAGCCTCAACCAGAGTTTCCTCTGGCTTCGCCGCGCTCAAGCATAGTTCACCATCTTTCGGGTCCCGCCAGGCGTGCTCCAACTCGAACCATTCACAGAAGATCAGGGTCGGCCAGCGGTGCGGCCCGTGAGGGCCTCCTGCTCTCAAGCTTCCTTGCGCATCCCAGGTTTTAGAACCCGTTGACTCACATGCATGTCAGACTCCTTGGTCCGTGTTTCAGGACGGGTCGGATGGGGAGCCCGCAGGCCATTGCAGCGTAGTGCCCCGAGGGACACGCCTTTCGGCGCGCGGGTACCGGCCGTGCTGACGACGACCACCTGGGGCACCTAGGGCCCCCGGGCTTTGGCCACCGGTGCGGCCGACAACAGTCCACACCCCGAGCCGAGCGGCGGACCAGCAAAAGTCGTTCCGCATACGGCCGGGGCGCATCGCCGGCCCCCATCCGCTTCCCTCCCGGCAATTTCAACCACTCTTTCACTCTCTTTTCAAAGTCCTTTTCATCTTTCCCTCGCGCTACTTGTTCTCTATCGGTCTCTCGCCTGTATTTAGCCTTGGAAGGAGTCTACCGCCCGATTTGGGTTGCATTCCCAAACAACCCGACTCATTGACGGCGCCTCGTGGGGCGACAGGGTCTGGGCCGGACGGGGCTCTCACCCTCCCAGGCGCCCCTTTCCAGGGGACTTGGGCCCGGTCCGTCGCTGAGGACGCCTCTCCAGACTACAATTCGGACGGCACAGTCGCCCGATTCTCAAGCTGGGCTGCTCCCGGTTCGCTCTCCGTTACTAGGGGAATCCTTGTAAGTTTCTTCTCCTCTGCTTATTTATATGCTTAAACTCAATGGGTAGTCCCGCCTGACCTGGGGTCGCGGTCGAAGCAACGTGCGCTTCGTTTGTTCGGTCGTTTAGAGGCCATAATGCCAGCTACGCTTCGGATGCACTGCATTGATAAAGCGAGGACGCCCACCATGCGCTGTGTCCGGCGCAGTACGCCGGCAGCCTGATCTTCAGTCCACCGCCCCTTGCGAGATGAGGGATCAGATGCCGCATCCCGATTCCCATTGAGGGTGGTTGGGAGCGTGTTTTGGCGTGACGCCCAGGCAGGCGTGCCCTCGGCCGAGTGGCCTCGGGCGCAACTTGCGTTCAAAGACTCGATTGTTCGTGGGATTCTGCAATTCACACCAGGTATCGCATTTCGCTATGTTCTTCATTGATGCGAGAGCCGAGATATCCGTTGCCGAGAGTCGTGTGGATTAAATAGCTTTGCAACACGAGGGACGACTAACAAGCTAGCCATGCCCCCGGGTTAGGCACAGTATTCCTTGACGCCTTCGGCGCCGTGGGTTCTTTTACCCCGAGCCCCCACCCGCTCCGAGGAGGGGAGGTGGTCGAGGCATTGGCCGGGCGATGGACGGTGCCATCGCCAACGGATTGGATGACGCATGCGCGGTCTGTTTTGTTCAGGGTCACGACAATGATCCTTCCGCAGGTTCACCTACGGAAACCTTGTTACGACTTCTCCTTCCTCTAAATGATAAGGTTCAATGGACTTCTCTCGATGTCGGGGGCGGCGAACCGCCCCCGCCGCGATCCGAACACTTCACCGGACCATTCAATCGGTAGGAGCGACGGGAGGTGTGTACAAAGGGCAGGGACGTAGTCAGCGCGAGCTGATGACTCGCGCTTACTAGGCATTCCTCATTGAAGACCAACAATTGCAATGATCTATCCCCATCACGATGAAATTTCCCAAGATTACCCGGGCCTGTCGGCCAAGGCTATATACTCATTGAATACATCAGTATAGCACGCGTGCGGCCCAGAACATATAAGGGCATCACAGACCTGTTATTGCCTCAAACTTCCGTCGCCTAAACGGCGATAGTCCCTCTAAGAAGCTAGCTACGGAGGTATGGCTCCACATAGAAAGTTAGCAGGCTGAGGTCTCGTTCGTTAACGGAATTAACCAGACAAATCGCTCCACCAACTAAGAACGGCCATGCACCACCACGAATAGTATCAAGAAAGAGCTCTCAGTCTGTCAATCCTTGCTATGTCTGGACCTGGTAAGTTTCCCCGTGTTGAGTCAAATTAAGCCGGGGCTCCATGCCTGGTGGTGCCCTTCCGTCAATTCCTTTAAGTTTCAGCCTTGTGACCATACTCCCCCCGGAACCCAAAGACTTTGATTTCTCATAAGGTGCCGGCGGAGTCCTATAAGCAACATCCACC is from Triticum aestivum cultivar Chinese Spring chromosome 1B, IWGSC CS RefSeq v2.1, whole genome shotgun sequence and encodes:
- the LOC123108718 gene encoding LOW QUALITY PROTEIN: uncharacterized protein (The sequence of the model RefSeq protein was modified relative to this genomic sequence to represent the inferred CDS: deleted 1 base in 1 codon; substituted 1 base at 1 genomic stop codon) produces the protein MSDSLVRVSGRVGWGARRPLQRSAPRDTPSARGYRPCXRRPPGAPRAPGLWPPVRPTTVHTPSRAADQQKSFRIRPGRIAGPHPLPSRQFQPLFHSLFKVLFIFPSRYLFSIGLSPVFSLGRSLPPDLGCIPKQPDSLTAPRGATGSGPDGALTLPGAPFQGTWARSVAEDASPDYNSDGTVARFSSWAAPGSLSVTRGILVSFFSSAYLYA